The following coding sequences are from one Eucalyptus grandis isolate ANBG69807.140 chromosome 11, ASM1654582v1, whole genome shotgun sequence window:
- the LOC104427367 gene encoding wall-associated receptor kinase-like 5, with amino-acid sequence MFQILLLLGSLLLHEEASLAAPLVKGNCPPTCGGVTIPFPFGIGTGCFLDEWYEIFCDESTDGAVPMLKKPNLRVLNISLPDSHGGKNGMISVSLPIIYWPNGTCRGNRSSTAVNLNGSHFIFSESSNVLAAVGCNIVVLLDDQKSAIIGCKSSYKDDKVVRKMTCSGRDGCCHTTITPDLQAFTITFNPNKDSPKNQCEYAFLGDRSKFTRSPIDFNNLKASGHFPAVLEWGIAKSSRAASEIYIYGDSYSCSNFSFNSPYPKEMPFLQCSCRRGFTGNPYIKSGCEDVDECKGPTDPCSGRKCVNRQGSYDCVDGSKIIKSVLIGK; translated from the exons ATGTTTCAGATTCTTCTGCTTCTAGGGTCGCTTCTGCTTCATGAAGAAGCCTCGCTAGCAGCTCCCCTGGTGAAGGGTAATTGCCCCCCAACATGTGGTGGCGTCACCATTCCCTTTCCCTTCGGGATTGGTACCGGGTGTTTCCTCGATGAGTGGTACGAGATCTTCTGCGACGAAAGCACCGACGGTGCCGTCCCAATGCTGAAGAAGCCCAACTTGAGGGTGCTCAACATTTCGCTACCCGATTCCCATGGCGGAAAGAACGGCATGATCAGCGTCAGTCTTCCAATAATCTACTGGCCGAATGGGACATGTAGGGGAAATAGAAGCTCTACAGCTGTGAACTTGAACGGGAGCCATTTCATCTTCTCCGAGTCAAGTAACGTCTTGGCCGCCGTCGGTTGCAACATAGTTGTTCTATTGGATGACCAAAAGTCTGCAATCATAGGATGCAAGTCTAGCTACAAAGATGACAAGGTTGTTAGGAAGATGACTTGTTCGGGCAGAGATGGATGCTGCCACACCACGATTACCCCGGATCTTCAGGCTTTCACCATCACTTTCAATCCCAACAAGGATTCGCCAAAGAATCAATGCGAGTATGCCTTCCTGGGAGATAGGTCGAAATTCACACGTTCACCTATAGACTTCAATAATTTGAAGGCGAGCGGGCATTTCCCAGCGGTGCTAGAATGGGGGATAGCTAAATCCTCCCGAGCTGCCTCAGAGATTTATATATATGGCGATTCCTATTCCTGCAGCAATTTCAGCTTCAATTCACCGTATCCCAAGGAGATGCCATTTCTGCAGTGTTCTTGCCGTCGGGGCTTCACCGGTAACCCCTATATTAAATCTGGATGCGAAG ATGTGGATGAATGCAAAGGTCCAACCGATCCGTGCTCTGGAAGAAAGTGTGTGAATCGACAAGGTTCCTATGACTGTGTAGATGGAAGCAAGATAATCAAGTCTGTCCTCATAGGTAAGTAG